From a region of the Candidatus Woesearchaeota archaeon genome:
- a CDS encoding phosphodiester glycosidase family protein translates to MNRSTFLKTVGKATVVLGSVFYFPHLVVGSSNASHLEEYCFPISPHKSVAMRAVDTTPEKFVRDTPGVEAAINGLYYDSDNQSEGIAYLANNWHFATEKPAHTRGYFSVNREGNKIDVAESLEGGLTDYFLVLGTHPLLVTEGKVHAQSLEERYAGRTAYRSAIGTKTGKDICFAVSTDQIFIREWADRLKKAGYTGALNLDGGPLSQMAIRAKDGVVSVKGNGTENTKLVIFSYTR, encoded by the coding sequence ATGAACAGAAGTACTTTTTTGAAGACAGTGGGAAAAGCTACTGTTGTGTTAGGCAGTGTTTTCTATTTCCCTCATCTCGTTGTTGGCAGTTCAAATGCTTCTCATCTTGAAGAATACTGTTTTCCTATTTCTCCTCACAAATCAGTCGCAATGCGCGCAGTTGATACTACTCCTGAGAAATTTGTCAGAGATACTCCAGGTGTTGAAGCCGCAATTAATGGTTTATATTATGATTCTGATAATCAGAGTGAGGGAATTGCTTATCTCGCTAATAATTGGCATTTTGCTACTGAAAAGCCAGCGCATACAAGAGGATATTTTAGTGTTAATAGAGAAGGAAATAAAATAGATGTGGCAGAGTCTTTAGAAGGTGGTCTTACTGATTATTTTTTAGTTCTAGGAACACATCCATTATTAGTAACAGAAGGAAAAGTTCATGCTCAATCACTTGAAGAAAGATATGCTGGAAGAACTGCTTATAGGTCTGCAATTGGAACAAAAACAGGGAAAGACATCTGCTTTGCGGTTTCAACAGATCAAATTTTCATCAGGGAATGGGCAGACCGATTAAAGAAAGCAGGATATACTGGAGCGCTGAATCTCGATGGCGGTCCACTTTCACAAATGGCAATTCGAGCAAAAGATGGTGTTGTTTCTGTCAAAGGCAATGGAACTGAAAACACAAAGTTGGTTATTTTTTCATACACTCGTTAG
- a CDS encoding AbrB/MazE/SpoVT family DNA-binding domain-containing protein produces the protein MLATISKGQQITIPAIIRDAFDLHVGSKVEIEKVGNKIVITPAGEELERLFELAKKIKPKHKMSVEQMEELNERMFR, from the coding sequence ATGTTAGCGACAATAAGCAAAGGGCAGCAAATTACCATTCCTGCGATAATCAGAGACGCGTTTGATCTTCATGTAGGAAGCAAAGTAGAGATTGAGAAAGTAGGGAATAAGATAGTCATTACTCCTGCTGGCGAAGAGCTTGAGCGTCTGTTTGAGCTTGCAAAGAAGATAAAACCAAAACATAAAATGAGTGTGGAACAAATGGAAGAACTTAATGAGAGAATGTTCCGATGA
- a CDS encoding PIN domain-containing protein, whose product MKFIDSNIIAYAFYENELQRQCQNAVREGGIINALVLAEAFNIIEYHSSRTYATQVIRSLLKSSLHIIPVDVNVIFETIKQAEKQKELRFIDLLHFTTALQYNCEAILSYDKDFDRKVIPREEPT is encoded by the coding sequence ATGAAATTTATTGATAGTAATATTATTGCATATGCATTTTATGAAAATGAATTGCAGAGACAATGCCAAAATGCAGTGAGAGAAGGAGGAATAATTAATGCTCTTGTTCTTGCTGAAGCTTTTAATATTATTGAATATCATTCCTCGAGAACATATGCAACTCAAGTAATCAGAAGTCTTCTCAAATCTTCACTTCACATAATTCCTGTAGATGTTAATGTTATATTTGAAACAATAAAACAAGCAGAGAAGCAAAAAGAACTCCGATTCATAGACTTACTTCACTTTACAACAGCATTGCAATATAATTGTGAAGCTATTCTTAGTTATGACAAAGATTTTGATAGAAAGGTAATCCCGAGAGAAGAACCAACATGA
- a CDS encoding peptide chain release factor aRF-1, whose amino-acid sequence MTLSATDRFHIRKLVKELETYRGRHTELVTVYIPEGYDIIKIIQHLAQEQGTASNIKSTSTRKNVQDALERMVQHLKLFTQTPKNGLAAFSGNVAEREGQSDVRVWSFEPPEPLNVRIYRCDKQFILEPLMELCDIKEVYGLIVLDRRDANLALLRGKKITHLVKTHSEVPGKFKAGGQSAARFERNRELAVKDHFKKVADYAKEQFLPMHTNLKGIIVGGPGPTKYDFLNYDYLNNDLKKKILGIKDLSYTEEFGVQELVDKSQDLLAAEELADEKKVMGTFFELLNTKPGMVSYGEAEVTRVLKMGAVDTLLLSEALEDKQIEDFETEAEKLGTTVKIISTDTREGVQLRDMGKVAALLRYEA is encoded by the coding sequence ATGACCCTTAGCGCAACAGATAGATTTCACATCAGAAAATTAGTAAAAGAACTCGAAACATATAGGGGCAGACATACAGAATTAGTAACAGTCTACATCCCGGAAGGATATGACATCATTAAAATTATCCAACATTTAGCGCAAGAGCAAGGCACTGCGTCAAACATCAAATCAACGTCAACAAGAAAAAACGTCCAAGACGCGTTAGAGCGAATGGTCCAGCATCTTAAGCTTTTCACGCAAACGCCAAAGAATGGACTTGCCGCGTTTTCTGGAAACGTCGCGGAGCGAGAAGGACAAAGTGACGTACGAGTATGGAGTTTTGAACCCCCAGAACCACTCAATGTTCGTATTTACCGCTGCGATAAACAGTTTATTCTTGAACCACTTATGGAACTTTGTGATATCAAAGAAGTGTATGGTCTTATTGTGTTGGATAGAAGAGACGCGAATCTCGCGTTGCTTCGTGGAAAGAAAATCACGCACCTTGTCAAAACACATTCAGAAGTTCCTGGAAAATTCAAAGCTGGAGGACAGTCTGCTGCGCGTTTCGAAAGAAATAGAGAGCTTGCGGTGAAAGATCATTTCAAAAAAGTCGCGGATTACGCGAAAGAGCAATTCCTCCCAATGCACACCAATTTGAAAGGGATTATTGTTGGCGGCCCAGGTCCAACAAAATATGATTTCCTCAATTATGATTACCTCAACAACGACTTGAAAAAGAAAATTCTTGGAATTAAAGATTTGAGTTATACTGAAGAGTTCGGAGTTCAAGAGCTTGTTGATAAAAGCCAGGATTTGCTTGCGGCGGAAGAGCTTGCGGATGAAAAGAAAGTCATGGGAACTTTTTTTGAACTTCTGAATACAAAACCAGGAATGGTCAGCTATGGAGAAGCAGAAGTCACGCGAGTGCTCAAAATGGGAGCTGTAGATACGCTTCTTCTTTCTGAAGCGCTGGAAGACAAACAAATTGAAGACTTTGAAACAGAAGCAGAAAAGTTGGGAACAACAGTGAAGATTATTTCTACAGACACAAGAGAAGGTGTTCAATTACGGGATATGGGCAAAGTTGCCGCGCTTTTGAGATATGAAGCGTAA